In one Candidatus Hepatincola sp. Av genomic region, the following are encoded:
- the lepA gene encoding translation initiation factor IF-2, with translation MNEKNDSKKEEVKTVRKKLSLTGAPLDINKILASKAAGKGKVEIIGDVKPAPKPEVATKSRKTTEDNVPDSASTNKLTDEEQTRRSNAVKAALNQEKTPTKQVHQSSPKEVNDSVKENLAENFTPPAPTESRAKHGHGKEKYDESDKDKFEESLPAKKKKSNLFADVEKRKSNVVKNWRNVTIDKIDELDSELEENLEVAENIQTYKYTPPVRRKNKYNKLLKTKVYKEVTLSGDTSVKSLARLMAEKTITVIKALEKLGEIKTENDLLDVASAELVVNALGHSAKILETLPPDYKYLHFNDDEVELSPKPPVVTIMGHVDHGKTTLLDTIRKSNVAKGESGGITQHLGAYQVKVNGQFITFLDTPGHQAFTQIRARGSKVTDIVIIVIAADDSIKPQTLEAFSHAQSAGVPMIIAINKVDKEGVDSQKVKIELLQHNIVVEEMGGEILCVEISAKQNLGIDKLLETILLQAEMLDLKTNTSALGKASVVEVKQEKGLGYLATVLVERGTVKVGDNFVTGLQYGKIKSMRDDNGNLIKEAFPCMPVGIAGFASTVEAGDDFFVVESEAIANEIVNYRKSLVVIEREKSLSIVDILQSQTEVTVFAMVVKADTQGSLEAIANSLEKIQHPELEIKVIHSAIGEITESDIMLAKSVKGAIFGFNTRANKKAKELAEQESVTIRYHSIIYNLIDDVKLILSGLLDPDVVENIIGYAEVREVFNISKVGNIAGCFVTEGTLKRSANVRLLRDNVVIHDGVLSTLKRFKDDVKEVKQSFECGVAFENYNDIKVKDIVECYEKQEVKKVVT, from the coding sequence ATGAATGAAAAAAATGATAGTAAAAAGGAAGAAGTAAAAACTGTTAGAAAGAAACTTTCTTTAACAGGAGCACCCCTTGATATTAATAAAATATTGGCATCAAAGGCTGCAGGTAAGGGAAAAGTTGAAATTATTGGCGATGTTAAACCAGCACCAAAGCCAGAAGTTGCAACTAAATCTAGAAAAACTACAGAAGATAATGTGCCAGATAGTGCTAGCACTAATAAATTAACAGATGAAGAGCAAACAAGACGTAGTAATGCAGTTAAGGCAGCTTTGAATCAAGAAAAAACTCCAACTAAACAGGTACATCAAAGTAGTCCTAAGGAAGTGAATGACAGTGTTAAGGAAAACTTAGCTGAGAATTTTACGCCCCCTGCACCCACTGAGTCTCGTGCTAAGCATGGTCATGGAAAAGAAAAATATGATGAATCTGATAAAGATAAATTTGAAGAAAGTTTACCTGCAAAGAAGAAAAAATCTAACTTGTTTGCTGATGTTGAAAAACGTAAAAGTAATGTAGTAAAAAATTGGCGGAATGTAACCATAGATAAAATTGATGAATTAGATTCAGAATTAGAAGAGAACCTAGAAGTAGCAGAAAATATTCAAACTTATAAGTATACTCCTCCTGTTAGGCGTAAGAATAAATATAATAAATTGTTAAAAACAAAAGTTTATAAAGAAGTTACACTTTCCGGTGATACTAGCGTTAAGAGTTTGGCTCGTTTAATGGCAGAAAAAACAATAACAGTTATTAAAGCCTTAGAAAAACTAGGTGAAATTAAAACTGAAAATGATTTACTAGATGTAGCAAGTGCAGAATTAGTTGTAAATGCTTTAGGTCATAGTGCGAAAATTTTAGAAACTTTACCACCAGATTATAAATATTTACACTTTAATGATGATGAAGTGGAACTATCTCCCAAACCTCCTGTGGTTACCATTATGGGGCATGTGGATCATGGTAAAACTACTCTGCTAGATACTATTAGAAAATCTAATGTAGCTAAAGGTGAATCTGGTGGTATTACCCAACATTTAGGAGCCTATCAGGTAAAAGTTAATGGTCAATTTATTACTTTTTTAGATACACCTGGTCATCAGGCTTTTACGCAAATTCGTGCTAGAGGTTCAAAAGTTACGGATATTGTAATAATTGTAATTGCTGCCGATGATAGCATTAAGCCCCAAACTTTAGAGGCTTTTAGCCATGCTCAAAGTGCAGGAGTGCCTATGATTATTGCTATTAATAAGGTAGATAAAGAAGGAGTGGATTCTCAAAAAGTTAAAATAGAGTTATTACAACATAATATTGTAGTTGAAGAAATGGGCGGAGAGATCCTTTGTGTGGAAATTTCAGCCAAACAGAATTTAGGAATTGATAAACTACTAGAAACTATTTTATTACAAGCCGAAATGTTAGATTTAAAAACTAATACTTCAGCTTTAGGAAAAGCTAGTGTGGTAGAAGTAAAACAAGAAAAGGGTTTAGGCTATTTAGCTACTGTACTTGTTGAAAGAGGAACAGTTAAGGTTGGTGATAATTTTGTAACAGGTTTGCAATATGGCAAAATTAAATCTATGCGAGATGATAATGGTAATTTAATTAAAGAAGCTTTTCCTTGTATGCCTGTAGGTATTGCTGGTTTTGCTAGTACAGTTGAGGCAGGAGATGATTTTTTTGTGGTAGAGTCGGAGGCTATTGCCAATGAAATTGTTAATTATAGAAAGTCTTTAGTAGTAATTGAGCGGGAAAAGTCATTATCTATTGTTGATATTTTACAATCCCAAACTGAAGTAACTGTTTTTGCTATGGTGGTTAAGGCAGATACTCAAGGGTCTTTAGAAGCCATTGCTAATTCGTTAGAAAAAATCCAACATCCTGAATTAGAAATTAAAGTAATTCATTCAGCTATTGGTGAAATTACAGAGTCTGATATTATGTTAGCTAAGTCTGTTAAAGGGGCTATTTTTGGTTTTAATACCAGAGCTAATAAAAAAGCGAAAGAACTAGCTGAACAAGAAAGCGTTACTATTCGTTACCATTCAATTATTTATAATTTAATAGATGATGTTAAATTAATTTTATCGGGGCTGTTAGATCCAGATGTAGTAGAAAACATTATTGGTTATGCTGAGGTAAGAGAAGTATTTAACATTTCTAAAGTAGGTAATATTGCAGGTTGTTTTGTTACTGAAGGAACTTTAAAAAGATCAGCCAATGTAAGGCTATTAAGGGATAATGTAGTAATTCATGATGGAGTATTATCTACCTTAAAGCGTTTTAAAGATGATGTAAAAGAAGTTAAGCAAAGTTTTGAATGCGGAGTAGCTTTTGAAAATTATAACGACATCAAAGTAAAAGATATTGTTGAATGCTATGAAAAGCAGGAAGTCAAAAAGGTAGTTACTTAG
- the nusA gene encoding Transcription termination/antitermination protein NusA, with protein sequence MVNNADYLNLQARPELLEEIENIARDKSIPIDYVFEAMETALKRVAHAKYGTLYDIRVKVNRQNGAIVAQKVLTVVEDSEVEDSYFQIPLSEAVAKKEDAVLGDEIVEILPALDFVRSYVQPFRQIINRKVREAEKEKEYDLYKEKEKELASGIVKRIEFGNALIDLGNGAEGFLRRDFFIPAERLDVGQRIRSLILEVRQDVKGPQIILSRNHPDFIKKLFQQEIPEVYEGVIEVKRVARDAGSRSKVAVYSSDPSIDPIGTCVGFKGSRIQGILGELNGEKIDLVRYSDNIIDFLMHAFHPLEIVKVVVNNDNHFIETVVKDETLSLAIGRKGQNISLISKLIGWHIYLIGETEDSKKRQQHIQEKSAEFVEILDVDDVIAQLLVVEGFNSVEDIVKDNHALSSIPAFNDEIIQELKERCKEYIKERDEKYLVEIENLKVSEELQELISKPELLVYLGRNDVKTLDDFADLSTFDLLDILPERAMTKDQAESLILQVRSVVYG encoded by the coding sequence ATGGTAAATAATGCCGATTATTTAAACTTACAGGCAAGACCAGAATTATTAGAAGAAATAGAGAATATTGCCAGAGATAAATCAATCCCCATTGACTATGTATTTGAGGCAATGGAAACAGCTTTAAAGCGGGTGGCTCATGCTAAGTATGGTACTTTATACGATATTAGAGTAAAAGTAAATCGGCAAAATGGTGCTATTGTTGCCCAGAAAGTTTTAACTGTAGTGGAAGATTCTGAAGTTGAAGATAGTTATTTCCAAATTCCCTTAAGTGAAGCGGTAGCTAAAAAAGAAGATGCAGTACTAGGTGATGAAATAGTAGAAATTTTACCAGCTTTAGACTTTGTACGTTCTTACGTGCAGCCTTTTCGCCAAATTATTAATAGAAAAGTAAGGGAAGCTGAAAAAGAAAAAGAGTATGACTTATATAAAGAAAAAGAAAAAGAACTTGCTAGTGGTATAGTTAAACGTATTGAGTTTGGAAATGCTTTAATAGACTTAGGCAATGGAGCCGAAGGCTTTTTAAGAAGAGATTTTTTTATTCCAGCCGAGCGTTTAGATGTGGGGCAGCGGATACGTTCTTTAATTTTAGAAGTAAGGCAAGATGTTAAAGGTCCACAGATTATTTTATCTAGAAACCACCCTGATTTTATTAAAAAATTATTTCAGCAAGAAATTCCTGAGGTGTACGAGGGGGTAATTGAGGTAAAAAGAGTAGCTAGAGATGCTGGTTCTAGGTCTAAGGTAGCGGTATATTCTTCTGATCCATCTATAGATCCTATTGGGACTTGTGTAGGTTTTAAAGGTTCTAGGATTCAAGGGATTTTAGGAGAATTAAATGGTGAAAAAATAGATCTAGTACGTTATTCTGATAATATTATAGATTTTTTAATGCATGCTTTTCATCCTTTAGAAATTGTAAAAGTTGTGGTTAATAATGATAATCATTTTATAGAAACTGTAGTAAAAGATGAAACATTAAGTTTAGCTATTGGTAGAAAAGGGCAAAATATTAGTTTAATCTCTAAATTAATTGGCTGGCATATCTATTTAATTGGTGAAACTGAAGATAGCAAAAAAAGGCAACAGCATATTCAAGAAAAAAGTGCAGAATTTGTAGAAATCTTAGATGTTGATGATGTTATTGCCCAGCTGTTAGTAGTAGAGGGTTTTAACAGTGTAGAAGATATTGTTAAAGATAATCACGCTTTAAGCTCTATTCCTGCTTTTAATGATGAAATTATCCAAGAACTAAAAGAAAGATGTAAAGAATATATTAAAGAACGTGATGAAAAATATTTAGTTGAAATAGAGAATTTAAAAGTTTCTGAAGAATTGCAAGAATTAATTAGTAAGCCAGAATTATTAGTATATTTAGGTAGAAATGATGTAAAAACTTTAGATGATTTTGCAGATTTATCTACCTTTGATTTACTAGATATTTTACCAGAAAGAGCTATGACTAAAGATCAGGCAGAAAGTTTAATTTTGCAAGTGCGGTCGGTAGTTTATGGCTAA
- the rimP gene encoding Ribosome maturation factor RimP encodes MDNLESKILELGNKVAEGLQLCVPLVRAISANTLVVQIFLENKDFQPVSIEQCSAFSRELSVLLDVESVMPDVKYTLEVSSLGINRPLLTLTDYRRFKNHEVKILTKNPIDGSKTLIGKLVGVTTNGVTIELTNQDKQVVVDFNNVNKASLDLIKNLKPQGRKNGK; translated from the coding sequence ATGGATAATTTAGAAAGCAAAATATTAGAACTTGGTAATAAAGTTGCTGAGGGATTACAGCTTTGTGTCCCTTTGGTACGGGCTATTAGTGCTAACACGTTGGTTGTACAGATTTTTTTAGAAAATAAAGACTTTCAACCTGTAAGTATAGAGCAATGTTCGGCATTTAGTAGAGAGTTATCGGTGTTATTAGATGTAGAGTCTGTAATGCCAGATGTAAAATACACATTAGAGGTTAGTTCACTAGGTATTAATCGTCCTTTATTAACCTTAACAGATTACCGAAGATTTAAAAACCATGAGGTGAAAATTTTAACTAAAAATCCTATAGATGGTTCAAAAACTCTTATAGGCAAGTTAGTAGGTGTAACTACAAATGGTGTAACTATAGAATTAACAAATCAAGATAAGCAAGTAGTTGTAGATTTTAATAATGTTAATAAGGCTAGTTTAGATTTAATAAAGAATCTTAAACCACAAGGGAGGAAAAATGGTAAATAA
- the trmB gene encoding tRNA (guanine-N(7)-)-methyltransferase: protein MGKIRFSSSYKKVFKDIMKNSVTNFYGRKLGRLSLLAKDLLQNLLPTYALLKSDLQSGNFSKITKPFEELNLEIGFGSGDFLWQNAGQYPKNFYLGVEVFQSGIATLLGNLQNKPLANLKIYPNSLYDILELLPVDSFNNIYVLFPDPWFKARHHKRRIINSNNLQIFAKLLKNGGNLIIASDVASYITWTLEKLQQDNWQIKHYTNHEIGNNPNNNFKIQLQTRYEQKAIQAGRTVTYIYAKKCSNKINS, encoded by the coding sequence ATGGGAAAAATTAGATTTAGTTCCTCATATAAAAAAGTTTTTAAAGATATAATGAAAAATAGCGTTACTAACTTTTATGGACGTAAGTTAGGGCGTTTAAGTTTATTAGCTAAAGATCTATTACAGAACTTACTTCCTACTTATGCTCTATTAAAGTCAGATCTGCAAAGTGGTAATTTTTCTAAAATTACTAAACCTTTTGAAGAACTTAACTTAGAAATTGGCTTTGGTAGTGGTGATTTTTTATGGCAAAATGCAGGTCAATACCCTAAGAATTTTTATTTAGGAGTAGAAGTTTTTCAAAGTGGCATAGCTACCCTATTAGGTAATTTACAAAATAAACCTTTAGCTAACCTAAAAATTTACCCCAATAGCCTTTATGATATTTTAGAATTGTTACCTGTGGATAGTTTTAATAATATCTATGTTCTTTTTCCAGATCCTTGGTTTAAAGCTAGGCACCATAAGCGGCGGATTATTAATAGTAATAATTTACAAATTTTTGCTAAACTATTAAAAAATGGTGGTAATTTAATAATTGCCTCAGATGTTGCTAGTTATATAACGTGGACTTTAGAAAAATTACAGCAAGATAACTGGCAAATAAAACACTATACTAACCATGAAATAGGTAATAATCCTAATAATAACTTTAAGATTCAACTTCAAACTCGTTATGAACAAAAAGCTATTCAAGCTGGGCGAACTGTTACTTATATTTATGCTAAAAAATGTTCAAATAAAATAAATAGTTAA
- the metK gene encoding S-adenosylmethionine synthase, with translation MKGNYYFTSESVSEGHPDKVADQISDSILDYFLSHDPYARVAVEVLVTTNKIVLAGEVKTNFDFFVEDLSKIARETVKKIGYEQKGFDYRSLSIDNYIHTQSEDIAMGVDEKTGKEEGAGDQGIMFGYACSDTQQYMPATIYYAHKILYELSNKRKAHTIQGLLPDSKSQVTILYENNLPKKISTVVVSHQHEDYLSTSDVKDIILPVLQEILPKELYDANTCVHHINPTGRFVIGGPDGDTGLTGRKIIVDTYGGVAPHGGGAFSGKDPTKVDRSAAYVARYLAKNIVASGVAEKCTIQLSYAIGVAKPLSVYVNTHNTSQVEESSLATMVTELMDLSPKGIRTKLNLNKSIYYPTASYGHFGREAKGDLFPWEKLDLVPHIKKFLKI, from the coding sequence ATGAAAGGTAATTATTATTTTACTAGTGAGTCTGTGTCAGAAGGGCATCCAGATAAGGTTGCTGATCAAATTTCTGATTCTATATTAGATTATTTCTTATCCCACGATCCCTACGCAAGAGTGGCCGTAGAGGTCTTAGTAACTACTAATAAAATAGTTTTAGCTGGTGAGGTAAAAACTAATTTTGACTTCTTTGTAGAAGATTTAAGCAAAATAGCCCGAGAAACAGTAAAGAAAATTGGCTATGAACAAAAAGGTTTTGATTATAGATCTTTAAGTATAGATAATTACATTCATACCCAATCTGAAGATATTGCCATGGGGGTTGATGAAAAAACTGGCAAAGAAGAAGGAGCTGGGGATCAAGGCATTATGTTTGGTTACGCCTGTTCCGATACTCAACAATATATGCCGGCTACTATATATTACGCCCATAAAATTCTTTATGAACTAAGCAACAAAAGAAAAGCACACACAATTCAAGGCTTATTACCAGATTCTAAAAGCCAAGTTACTATTTTATATGAAAATAATCTTCCTAAAAAAATTAGTACAGTCGTAGTGTCACATCAACATGAAGATTATTTAAGCACAAGTGATGTAAAAGATATTATTCTACCTGTGTTACAAGAAATTTTACCTAAGGAATTGTATGATGCCAATACTTGTGTGCATCATATTAATCCTACTGGTAGGTTTGTAATTGGAGGACCCGATGGTGATACAGGGCTAACAGGTAGAAAAATTATTGTAGATACTTATGGTGGAGTAGCTCCTCATGGTGGTGGTGCATTTTCAGGTAAAGATCCTACAAAAGTAGATAGGTCAGCTGCTTATGTTGCTAGATATTTAGCTAAAAATATTGTGGCATCAGGAGTAGCTGAAAAATGTACTATTCAATTATCCTATGCTATAGGAGTAGCTAAGCCGTTGTCAGTTTATGTGAATACTCATAATACATCTCAGGTAGAAGAAAGTTCCCTTGCTACTATGGTAACTGAATTGATGGATTTATCACCTAAGGGAATTCGGACTAAATTAAACCTTAATAAATCTATTTATTATCCTACAGCTTCTTATGGTCATTTTGGTAGGGAAGCTAAAGGTGATTTATTCCCATGGGAAAAATTAGATTTAGTTCCTCATATAAAAAAGTTTTTAAAGATATAA
- a CDS encoding helix-turn-helix transcriptional regulator, whose translation MHKNRSPKDVDIYAGTQLKKRRQELGLSQKALGSILGITFQQIQKYEKGLNRIGVSRLYDLCRALKTKPSYFFRSENYVLPDADPLVVCDNDNNEISLLIEYFNAIVDGKDRRILLDLAKSLSFRRE comes from the coding sequence ATGCATAAGAACAGGTCTCCTAAAGATGTAGATATTTATGCTGGCACCCAGCTAAAGAAAAGAAGACAGGAATTAGGTTTATCGCAAAAAGCATTAGGCAGTATATTAGGTATTACTTTTCAACAAATTCAAAAATATGAAAAAGGTTTGAATAGAATAGGAGTAAGTCGTTTATACGATTTATGCCGTGCTTTAAAAACCAAACCGTCATATTTTTTTCGTAGTGAGAACTATGTTTTACCAGATGCTGATCCTCTTGTGGTTTGTGATAACGACAATAATGAAATCTCCTTGTTAATTGAGTATTTTAATGCTATTGTTGATGGAAAAGATCGTCGTATACTTTTAGATTTAGCTAAATCTTTAAGTTTTAGACGTGAATAG
- the lnt gene encoding Apolipoprotein N-acyltransferase, giving the protein MIIKNFFHISKKKISVKFQQPLFNNIILFVVSGCFVLGFAPFNYVIIAMLALIITTFCLLQSKCIQEVLIKSYIISCGFSIFGFYWIINSSMYIFHNYLLALLILGGFTLLYTCFIFPSAYLIYKAPKQGYLLYIYVFVAWWVGDILKEYLFGGLPWFRLSYLWTENLYILQNVAVFGTFGLSFITLGLITGLFFAINSTIGGYKRFLPLVIMLFIFGVLWFYGWQRVHSRTHYFGKTISLRLVQPNISQADKLNPEEVLHNFYNTINLTFANINDKNLDYIVLPEVAFSFILENYPNLYNQLIKKIPPKTKLIMGALRVENNQYFNSAYILDKQGNRLAYYDKKKLVPFGEYIPFSKYLPFLSTFTGVSNLTQGYIDNTIILDEFSFVALICFEGVFDSTNMGVSKIDFLLNLSNEGWFDESIEISQNLAMYKVRAIETGVTSIKVSNRGPSVIINSLGQVTQTTEAYRQQILDAKFKLEKRQTLYANINNKLMDNFIIMLSGLLYVIMLGLGSKRKFSYA; this is encoded by the coding sequence TTGATTATAAAAAATTTCTTTCATATCAGTAAAAAAAAAATATCTGTAAAATTCCAACAACCTCTTTTTAATAATATAATTCTTTTTGTGGTTTCAGGTTGCTTTGTATTAGGTTTTGCTCCTTTCAATTATGTAATAATAGCTATGCTAGCTTTAATTATTACTACTTTCTGTTTACTACAAAGTAAATGTATTCAAGAGGTTTTGATAAAATCTTATATTATTTCTTGTGGATTTAGTATTTTTGGTTTTTACTGGATTATTAATTCTAGTATGTATATTTTTCATAATTATTTATTAGCTCTTTTAATTCTAGGTGGCTTTACCTTATTATATACCTGTTTTATTTTTCCAAGTGCTTATTTAATCTATAAAGCTCCTAAACAAGGTTATTTATTATATATATATGTTTTTGTAGCTTGGTGGGTGGGTGATATATTAAAAGAATATTTATTTGGTGGCTTGCCATGGTTTAGATTAAGCTATTTATGGACAGAAAATTTGTATATTTTACAAAACGTGGCTGTTTTTGGCACTTTTGGGCTATCTTTTATTACATTAGGGCTAATTACAGGATTGTTTTTTGCCATAAATTCAACTATTGGTGGGTATAAGAGATTCTTACCTTTAGTTATTATGCTGTTTATTTTTGGAGTTTTATGGTTTTATGGATGGCAAAGAGTACATAGTAGAACACACTATTTTGGTAAAACTATATCGTTAAGGCTAGTGCAGCCTAACATTTCTCAGGCTGATAAACTCAATCCTGAAGAAGTATTACATAATTTTTATAATACTATTAATTTAACATTTGCTAATATAAATGATAAAAATTTAGATTATATAGTATTACCAGAAGTTGCATTTTCGTTTATTTTAGAAAATTATCCTAATTTATATAATCAGTTAATAAAAAAAATTCCACCTAAAACTAAGCTAATTATGGGAGCTTTGAGAGTTGAAAATAATCAGTATTTTAATAGTGCTTATATCCTTGATAAACAAGGGAATCGCTTGGCTTATTACGATAAAAAAAAGTTAGTCCCTTTCGGAGAATATATTCCATTTTCTAAATATTTACCATTTTTAAGTACTTTTACTGGCGTTTCTAATTTGACACAAGGCTATATTGATAATACAATCATATTAGATGAATTTAGCTTTGTTGCGTTAATTTGTTTTGAAGGCGTATTTGATTCAACTAACATGGGTGTATCTAAGATTGATTTTCTACTAAACTTAAGTAATGAAGGTTGGTTTGATGAATCTATAGAAATATCACAGAATTTAGCAATGTATAAAGTACGTGCCATAGAAACAGGAGTAACTTCTATTAAAGTTAGCAATAGAGGACCGTCGGTAATAATAAATAGTTTAGGTCAAGTTACCCAAACAACGGAAGCCTATCGCCAACAAATATTAGATGCAAAGTTTAAGTTAGAAAAAAGGCAAACGTTGTATGCCAATATAAATAATAAACTAATGGACAATTTCATAATTATGTTAAGCGGTTTATTATATGTAATAATGTTAGGCTTGGGAAGCAAAAGGAAGTTTAGTTATGCATAA